In Streptomyces venezuelae, the sequence CCCGCGCAAGGCCGACGTCTACGACGCGTAGCCCGTACCCGGTGCCGCCGGTCCTTTGCCCGCGCTGGCGGGAGGCGGCGGCACCGGACGGCGCGGGCCCGTGGTTCAGGGGCCCGCGGTCAGGCTCACCTCGGAGATGCGGCCGACGGCGTCGAACCCGATCCGTACCGCGCTCCCGCCGGGGAGCAGGGCCGTGACCAGGTCTCCGGCCTCGTCCACCGGTACGCCGTGGTGGTCGAAGTAGCCGGTGACGACGCTTCGCGGGGAGTGCCCGAGGAGCCCGGCTCCGGTGACCAGGGTCCGGGGCAGGGTGACGGGGTCCAGGGCGGCCCGGGGGACCTGCGGGTCGTCCGGCAGGAAGTAGATCCGCGTGGTGGGCCCGGCCGGGGCACCGATGTAGCCGGGGGCCCCTGCCACGCCCATCCCGGCGAACGCCAGGGTCTCCGCCGCACGCCAGGGGTCCGCGAAGCCCGACAGGTCCAGGGTCTCCTCGGTGAACTCGGGGATGCCCTGCTTCCTGCCGTAGCGCTCGACCGCGGCCGCGAGGGCGACGACCTCGGTGCCGCGCAGGCCCGGGTTGGCCCAGCCCCACATCCAGGTCCCCTCTTCCAGGTCGAAGGTCCCCAGGACCGAGACGCGCAGTTCGAGCCCGCCCTGGCGGTAGGCGCAGGTCTCCAGGTCCGCTGTCCAGGGCCCCTCGGGCAGGAAGGAGGTCAGGGTTTCGAGCTGGGCGGCTCCCCAGGCGCTGTGCCGCTCGGTCTCGTTCAGGAACGCGTCGCCGAATCTCGTGATCATGGGCAGCGACCCTACGTGAGGGACGGCCGGCCCCGTCCGGCAGGTGGCCTGAGTAGGCTGGCAGGGCGGAGTGCGATCCCCAGGAACCGAGGAGGCACCGTGACCGAGCGCAAACCGCCTGGCGTCAGCGTCGAGTCCTTCGTGGACCGGCAGATCCGGGAGGCCACCGAGCGCGGCGAGTTCGAGGACCTGCCGGGCTGGGGCAAGCCGCTGGCCTCGCTGGACGCGCCCTACGACGAGCTGTGGTGGATCAAGGGCAAGATGCACCGCGAGGGCTTCGCCGTCCTGCCGCCGGCGCTCGCGCTGCGCAAGGAGGCCGAGGACGCCCTGGAGAAGGCCCGGGCCGCCCGCTCCGAGCGCCAGGTACGGGACATCCTCACGGAGATCAACGAGAAGATCGCGGCGGCCCTGCGCATGCCTCCGCCGGGCCCGCCCCTGGGCCTGACGGAGTTCGACGTCGAGGCCGAGGTGCGGACCTGGCGCCGGGACCACCGGGACCCGGCCTGACGACCGGCAGGACTCCCGCTGGCGCCGTGACCTGCGGGATCCACCGGGACGCGGCCCGGCACGACGCTAGTCGACGGGCCAGGCGTCCGCGAGCATCTGACGGGTGTCCGCCAGGAGTTGGGGCAGCACCTTGGTGTGTCCCACGACCGGCATGAAGTTCGTGTCCCCGCCCCAGCGGGGCACGATGTGCTGGTGCAGGTGCGCGGCGATGCCGGCACCGGCGGCCGCGCCCTGGTTCATGCCGATGTTGAATCCGTGCGCGCCCGAGGCCTTGCGCAGCGCGACCATCGCCCGCTTGGTGAGGTCGGCGAGCTCTGCCGTCTCCGGCCCGTCCAGCTCCGTGTAGTCGGCGACGTGCCGGTACGGGACGACCATCAGGTGGCCGCCGTTGTACGGGTAGAGGTTCAGCACCGCGTACACGTGCCGGCCGCGCGCGACGACCAGGCCGTCCTGGTCGGACATCTCCGGAATCCCGCAGAAGGGACAGCCGTCCCCGGCCTCCGGGCCGGTCGGCTTGTTCTCCCCCTGGATGTAGGCCATCCGGTGGGGCGTCCACAGTCGCTGGAACGCGTCCTGCGTGCCCACACCGATCTGCTGCTCCGGCTGAGTCGTCATGGCGGCAAGCATATGACCTTGGCCTGGCGTACGAGGAAGGCCCCCGGAAAGTGATCACTTTCCGGGGGCCCGATCCCCGCAGCGGCGGGGAGCATGGAACCTTCAGCTTCTGGTGGTTCCGAATCTTGGGAGCACCCCCACCACGGCGGGGACGACGTCAGATCTGGATCCGACGCTCCACCACGTCAACGAGCTTAGCCAGTGCCTCGTCACGGGGGATTCCGTTCTCCTGCGAACCGTCGCGGTAGCGGAAGGAGACGGTGCCCGCCGCCATGTCCTCGTCACCGACGATGATCATGAACGGGACCTTCATGCGCTGCTGGTTGCGGATCTTCTTCTGCATCCGGTCGGACGAGGCGTCCACCTCCACCCGCAGGCCCTTCTTCTTCGCCTCGGCGGCGAACTCCTGCAGGTACTCCACGTGCCCGTCGCCGATCGGGATGCCGACCGCCTGGACCGGGGCCAGCCACGGCGGCATGGCGCCCGCGTAGTGCTCCAGCAGCACGGCGAAGAACCGCTCGATGGAGCCGAACAGCGCACGGTGGATCATGACCGGCCGCTGGCGCGAGCCGTCGGGCGCGGTGTACTCCAGGTTGAAGCGCTCCGGCAGGTTGAAGTCGAGCTGCACGGTCGACATCTGCCAGGTACGGCCGATGGCGTCCTTGCACTGCACCGAGATCTTCGGACCGTAGAAGGCGGCGCCGCCCGGGTCCGGGACCAGCGGCAGGCCCTGCTTCTCGGCGACCTGCGCGAGGACGGCGGTCGCCTCCTCCCAGGCCTCGTCCGAGCCGACGAACTTGACCGGGTCCTTGGTGGACAGCTCCAGGTAGAAGTCGGTC encodes:
- a CDS encoding DUF1992 domain-containing protein translates to MTERKPPGVSVESFVDRQIREATERGEFEDLPGWGKPLASLDAPYDELWWIKGKMHREGFAVLPPALALRKEAEDALEKARAARSERQVRDILTEINEKIAAALRMPPPGPPLGLTEFDVEAEVRTWRRDHRDPA
- a CDS encoding HIT family protein codes for the protein MLAAMTTQPEQQIGVGTQDAFQRLWTPHRMAYIQGENKPTGPEAGDGCPFCGIPEMSDQDGLVVARGRHVYAVLNLYPYNGGHLMVVPYRHVADYTELDGPETAELADLTKRAMVALRKASGAHGFNIGMNQGAAAGAGIAAHLHQHIVPRWGGDTNFMPVVGHTKVLPQLLADTRQMLADAWPVD
- a CDS encoding DUF6882 domain-containing protein; protein product: MITRFGDAFLNETERHSAWGAAQLETLTSFLPEGPWTADLETCAYRQGGLELRVSVLGTFDLEEGTWMWGWANPGLRGTEVVALAAAVERYGRKQGIPEFTEETLDLSGFADPWRAAETLAFAGMGVAGAPGYIGAPAGPTTRIYFLPDDPQVPRAALDPVTLPRTLVTGAGLLGHSPRSVVTGYFDHHGVPVDEAGDLVTALLPGGSAVRIGFDAVGRISEVSLTAGP